A region from the Lentisphaera profundi genome encodes:
- a CDS encoding dihydrolipoamide acetyltransferase family protein has protein sequence MSTIMITLPSLSPTMTEGTIAEWKVKPGDEIESGQVIASIATDKSTVDYESLEEGFLREIILEAGGAAPVGKVIAVFTEEADEDYQADLDAALAEEVANEPEEEVDEDVSDDAPTSSATKAPVSGGAVTATIVPVSAPPAEVPGVGSLSPSAKDIKVSPAARKLAEEKRINLAAVKPATTGDRIVLNDIETLPNGYGASEAQSGSGLVGYVSRASESLSDVPMTQMRQAIANRMVQASAGVPVIYLTTKIEMDRLMDLRAQLNSMEGVRISINDFIVKACGLSLAKFPAMNGAFQGDKIVQFNDIDISVAVSIPDGLITPIVRSADTKGLASISKDVKSLVGKARSNSLSPDEYQGGSFTISNLGMFGAVDSFTAILNPPQSAILAVAGTQEQLKLVNGEVKASKVCKMTITCDHRVIDGALAAEFMNALKDYLETPAKLIV, from the coding sequence ATGTCTACTATCATGATTACCCTGCCTAGCCTTAGTCCTACTATGACTGAAGGCACTATTGCAGAATGGAAAGTTAAGCCAGGCGATGAAATCGAGTCCGGCCAAGTCATTGCGAGTATCGCCACTGACAAATCAACTGTTGATTACGAATCTCTAGAAGAAGGTTTCCTCCGCGAAATCATCCTCGAAGCTGGTGGCGCTGCCCCAGTAGGTAAAGTTATCGCTGTCTTCACTGAAGAAGCTGACGAAGATTACCAAGCAGATCTCGATGCTGCCCTTGCAGAAGAAGTCGCTAATGAGCCTGAAGAAGAAGTAGATGAAGATGTATCCGATGATGCGCCTACTTCCTCTGCTACTAAAGCTCCCGTAAGCGGTGGTGCTGTAACGGCCACTATTGTCCCTGTCTCTGCACCTCCTGCAGAAGTACCTGGAGTCGGTTCTTTAAGTCCCTCTGCAAAAGATATCAAAGTTTCCCCTGCAGCTCGCAAGCTAGCTGAAGAAAAGCGCATCAACTTAGCGGCAGTAAAACCTGCAACAACTGGCGATCGCATTGTTCTTAACGACATCGAAACTCTTCCTAATGGTTACGGTGCTTCTGAAGCACAAAGTGGCTCTGGTTTAGTTGGTTACGTCAGTCGCGCAAGTGAATCACTGAGCGATGTCCCCATGACACAAATGCGCCAAGCCATTGCTAATCGCATGGTTCAAGCTTCTGCAGGCGTACCAGTTATTTACTTGACGACTAAGATCGAAATGGATCGTCTCATGGACCTCCGTGCACAGCTTAACTCCATGGAAGGCGTGCGCATTTCAATTAATGACTTCATCGTCAAAGCTTGTGGCCTTTCCCTTGCTAAGTTCCCTGCAATGAATGGCGCTTTCCAAGGCGACAAAATTGTTCAGTTTAACGACATCGATATTTCTGTTGCCGTTTCAATTCCCGATGGCCTCATTACGCCAATTGTACGCTCTGCAGATACCAAAGGTTTAGCGTCAATTTCAAAAGATGTGAAGTCACTCGTGGGCAAAGCTCGCTCAAACTCATTGAGCCCTGATGAGTACCAAGGTGGTTCTTTCACTATTTCTAACCTCGGTATGTTTGGTGCTGTAGATAGTTTCACTGCTATTCTCAATCCTCCACAATCTGCGATCCTCGCAGTTGCCGGTACTCAAGAGCAACTCAAACTCGTTAATGGCGAAGTCAAAGCAAGCAAAGTTTGCAAAATGACGATCACTTGCGATCACCGCGTTATTGATGGTGCACTCGCTGCTGAGTTCATGAATGCCTTGAAAGATTATCTTGAAACCCCAGCTAAACTCATCGTTTAA
- a CDS encoding group II truncated hemoglobin has translation MEIQDSKYGQEDATYKAVGEADGLMKLVSEFYRQMSHLEEAKVIRAMHPNDLTESEDKLYCFLSAWMGGPRLYAEKYGTIAIPRAHAHLDIDVNEMQAWLLCMNEALQKLNYPQDFQEYLMTQLKVPAERIRLVCMKSKEN, from the coding sequence ATGGAAATCCAAGATTCAAAATACGGTCAAGAGGACGCTACTTATAAAGCAGTTGGAGAAGCGGACGGCCTAATGAAATTAGTATCTGAATTTTATCGTCAAATGAGTCATTTGGAAGAAGCCAAAGTTATTCGAGCAATGCATCCGAATGACCTTACTGAGAGCGAAGATAAACTTTATTGCTTTTTAAGTGCGTGGATGGGAGGCCCTAGGCTCTATGCAGAAAAGTATGGGACGATTGCGATTCCTCGTGCCCATGCACATTTGGATATTGATGTAAACGAAATGCAAGCATGGTTGCTTTGTATGAATGAAGCATTGCAAAAATTAAACTATCCACAAGATTTTCAGGAGTATTTGATGACGCAATTAAAAGTGCCCGCGGAGCGGATTCGTTTAGTCTGTATGAAGAGTAAAGAAAATTAG
- a CDS encoding heme-binding beta-barrel domain-containing protein: MSSIIGGVDYGPLANFIGVWEGRSGVDRAPKPQGDKTTDFSETITYTAVGDVDNAEVQDLVVVHYHQVVTRIPDGKVYHNQTGYWMWDKGTDEVMFSVSIPRGLCLLANGTYEKGKAIKFKVKAELGDTAYSVVQSKFLLEKAKTEAFEIELTLNENELTYAQTTFLDIYGRKFDHTDTSSLIKKS; the protein is encoded by the coding sequence ATGAGCAGTATTATTGGTGGTGTTGATTATGGACCGTTAGCTAATTTTATTGGTGTGTGGGAAGGTAGGTCAGGAGTGGATAGGGCACCGAAACCACAAGGCGATAAAACGACAGATTTTTCAGAAACGATAACATATACTGCTGTCGGAGATGTCGACAATGCGGAAGTACAGGATTTAGTCGTCGTTCACTACCATCAAGTTGTTACAAGAATACCAGATGGAAAAGTTTATCATAATCAAACTGGTTATTGGATGTGGGATAAGGGGACTGATGAAGTGATGTTTTCTGTTAGTATCCCACGTGGCTTGTGTCTCTTAGCAAATGGGACCTATGAAAAGGGTAAGGCTATAAAATTCAAGGTGAAAGCCGAGTTGGGTGATACAGCCTATTCAGTCGTTCAATCGAAGTTTTTATTGGAGAAGGCAAAGACCGAGGCCTTTGAAATTGAATTGACTCTAAATGAGAATGAATTAACGTATGCACAAACCACCTTTTTAGATATTTATGGGCGAAAGTTTGACCATACAGATACTAGTTCTTTGATTAAAAAGAGTTGA
- a CDS encoding TatD family hydrolase produces the protein MIDICVNWFKAPFDKDREDILSRAQDAGITHIFSTGSTVENSQQSAEIAKLRPELFSATAGIHPHYASSWNKNSQDAIEQLLQLDVVRALGECGLDFNRNFSSPEEQIFAFEQQIELAIKYQKPLFMHQRDAHDSFIKIIKEKRKDFTKGVVHCFTGTEEELDDYLELDLHIGLTGWICDERRGFHMHDFIPKIPLSRLMIETDAPYLSPRTMKPRIHRNEPAFLVHLVQQLADIYGCSFAEVAKQTEQTTKPFYNLD, from the coding sequence ATGATTGATATATGTGTCAATTGGTTCAAAGCCCCTTTCGATAAGGATAGAGAAGATATTCTTTCTAGAGCACAAGATGCTGGCATAACTCATATTTTCAGTACGGGGTCAACAGTCGAGAATAGTCAGCAGTCTGCGGAAATCGCAAAACTACGCCCGGAACTATTTTCTGCTACGGCAGGTATCCATCCACATTATGCTTCGTCGTGGAACAAAAATTCACAGGATGCAATTGAGCAACTGCTTCAATTAGATGTCGTACGTGCCCTTGGGGAATGTGGCTTAGATTTCAATAGAAACTTTTCTTCCCCAGAAGAGCAAATATTCGCTTTTGAACAACAAATTGAACTCGCAATCAAATATCAAAAGCCCTTATTCATGCACCAGCGTGATGCCCACGATAGCTTCATTAAAATCATTAAAGAAAAACGTAAAGATTTCACAAAAGGCGTGGTCCATTGTTTCACAGGCACTGAAGAAGAACTCGATGACTATCTTGAACTCGATTTACATATTGGTCTTACAGGCTGGATTTGCGATGAACGACGAGGTTTCCACATGCATGACTTCATCCCCAAGATTCCTCTCAGTCGACTCATGATCGAAACGGATGCACCTTATCTAAGTCCTCGTACAATGAAACCACGAATCCATCGCAATGAGCCCGCTTTTCTTGTTCATCTCGTTCAACAATTAGCTGATATATATGGCTGCTCTTTTGCGGAAGTCGCAAAACAAACCGAGCAGACCACTAAGCCATTCTATAATCTTGATTAA
- a CDS encoding type II toxin-antitoxin system VapC family toxin gives MNILLDTHAFIWLGTNQIDKLSPAAVTSFLDLNNEIYISKASLWEMAIKINIGKLSLSKTLEELVSAAVKNKIKILDIELQHILEYQKLKLHHSDPFDRLIIASAYVEKMKLISCDEKFKLYEKLEIIW, from the coding sequence ATGAATATCCTTCTTGATACACATGCCTTTATATGGCTAGGAACAAATCAAATAGATAAATTAAGCCCTGCTGCAGTTACATCTTTTTTAGATTTAAATAATGAAATCTACATTAGCAAAGCCAGTTTATGGGAAATGGCGATAAAAATAAACATTGGCAAACTCAGTTTATCAAAAACACTTGAAGAGCTTGTCTCTGCTGCAGTAAAAAACAAAATCAAAATCTTGGATATTGAACTTCAACACATCCTTGAGTACCAAAAACTAAAACTTCATCATAGCGACCCTTTCGATAGGCTCATTATTGCATCAGCTTATGTAGAAAAAATGAAACTCATCTCCTGTGACGAAAAATTCAAACTCTATGAAAAACTTGAAATAATTTGGTAA
- a CDS encoding type II toxin-antitoxin system Phd/YefM family antitoxin — MNVNIHEAKTQLSKLLKLCEQGEEIIIARKGEPIAKLSPLKTSRKLGFFDCDIDMKNFDDLIPGMEDYFVAEDQNEYPS, encoded by the coding sequence ATGAATGTAAACATACACGAAGCAAAAACTCAACTCTCGAAGCTACTCAAACTATGTGAGCAAGGAGAAGAAATCATTATTGCTAGAAAGGGCGAACCTATCGCAAAATTATCACCGCTAAAAACAAGCAGAAAGCTAGGCTTTTTTGACTGTGATATCGACATGAAAAACTTCGATGATCTCATACCTGGAATGGAGGATTACTTTGTCGCAGAAGATCAAAATGAATATCCTTCTTGA
- a CDS encoding type II secretion system protein: MNKQFTLIELMTSITIISIISSLIMPSFSRTRQQAYMTSCKNNLKNIALINSIYTDDHKGLVIPADFGNTNEGELHHWANYIGFINISENILKCPSLDEDEHFDPAGHDPTTGNIYTQASYIMNIIPSNAWNGSPFEISGMGWAYDPETPININDVSKPFNTLYMTDVLADLSNSHIGINSFSKTDWGELLTPPLGNVRRVGIHHLGNFNASFGDGSVHRIKQTHPDQWNTQQ, from the coding sequence ATGAATAAACAATTCACTTTGATTGAATTAATGACTTCGATCACAATAATATCGATTATAAGCTCTCTAATAATGCCTAGCTTTAGTCGTACAAGGCAACAAGCTTACATGACTTCATGCAAGAATAACCTTAAAAATATAGCCTTAATCAACAGTATCTATACTGACGATCATAAGGGACTTGTCATACCCGCCGACTTTGGTAATACAAACGAAGGTGAACTTCATCATTGGGCCAATTACATAGGCTTTATAAACATAAGTGAGAATATTCTCAAATGCCCATCACTAGATGAGGATGAGCATTTTGACCCCGCTGGTCACGACCCAACAACTGGCAATATATACACACAAGCTTCCTATATAATGAATATTATTCCCAGTAATGCTTGGAATGGCTCTCCCTTTGAAATATCCGGAATGGGCTGGGCTTATGATCCCGAAACGCCCATTAATATCAATGATGTCAGCAAACCCTTTAACACATTATATATGACTGACGTCCTTGCCGATTTAAGTAATTCACACATTGGCATCAATTCTTTTTCAAAAACTGACTGGGGTGAATTACTCACACCTCCTCTTGGCAACGTTCGACGCGTTGGAATTCATCACTTAGGGAATTTTAATGCTAGCTTTGGAGACGGCAGCGTTCATAGAATCAAGCAAACTCACCCCGACCAATGGAATACACAACAGTAG
- the trxA gene encoding thioredoxin, whose translation MASDQVLNLDDNSFESTVSEGVTLVDFWAPWCGPCRMLAPVIDKVAGRLEGKAKVAKVNTDEANASAVKFGVNSIPTIMIFKDGELKDTLMGAAQREDDLVSKIESYL comes from the coding sequence ATGGCATCAGATCAAGTACTTAATCTAGATGATAACTCATTCGAATCAACTGTATCCGAAGGCGTAACGCTGGTAGATTTCTGGGCCCCTTGGTGTGGACCTTGTCGCATGCTCGCCCCAGTCATTGACAAAGTTGCTGGCCGTCTTGAAGGTAAAGCTAAAGTAGCGAAAGTTAATACTGACGAAGCTAACGCAAGTGCAGTTAAGTTCGGTGTTAACTCTATCCCAACTATCATGATCTTTAAAGATGGTGAGCTTAAAGATACTCTTATGGGTGCAGCTCAGCGTGAAGATGATTTAGTATCAAAGATTGAGTCTTACCTCTAA
- a CDS encoding pyruvate dehydrogenase complex E1 component subunit beta yields MPITEFRQALNQALDEEMIRDEKVYIMGEEVAEYNGAYKVTKGLLDKFGEKRVRDTPITEAGFTGLGIGSAMMGLRPVIEYMSWNFSLVAIDQIISNAAKMHYMTGGQFSVPIVMRGASGAAAQVSCQHSHNLESFYAHIPGLIVMAPSTPYDAKGLLKAAIRNDNPVIFLENEMLYGNMGEVPEEEYLIEIGKGDIKREGTDVTICAHLRQVGFALEAAKVLAKEGISAEVVDPRTIKPLDIDLIAESVRKTKRLVVAEEGHKFCGFGAEVSSLIHEMCFDDLDHPVIRVSQGETPLPYAKNIEAASLPGVQDIVAAVKKSLYK; encoded by the coding sequence ATGCCAATTACTGAATTTAGACAAGCTTTAAATCAAGCTCTTGATGAAGAAATGATCCGTGATGAAAAAGTTTATATCATGGGTGAAGAAGTCGCCGAATACAACGGTGCTTACAAAGTAACTAAAGGTCTACTCGACAAGTTTGGTGAAAAACGTGTTCGTGATACCCCTATTACCGAAGCCGGTTTCACTGGCCTTGGTATTGGATCAGCAATGATGGGCCTACGTCCCGTTATCGAATACATGAGCTGGAACTTCTCTCTCGTTGCTATCGACCAAATCATTTCAAATGCCGCCAAAATGCACTACATGACTGGCGGTCAATTTAGCGTGCCAATTGTTATGCGTGGTGCCTCAGGCGCTGCTGCTCAAGTTTCTTGTCAGCACTCACATAACTTAGAAAGTTTCTACGCACACATCCCTGGCCTTATCGTCATGGCCCCTTCAACTCCTTACGATGCAAAAGGCTTACTCAAAGCCGCAATTCGCAATGATAACCCCGTTATTTTCCTAGAGAACGAAATGCTCTATGGTAACATGGGTGAAGTTCCTGAAGAGGAATACCTCATTGAAATCGGCAAGGGCGATATCAAACGTGAAGGTACTGATGTCACAATCTGTGCTCACTTACGTCAAGTCGGCTTTGCTCTTGAAGCAGCTAAGGTTCTTGCCAAAGAAGGCATCAGTGCGGAAGTTGTTGACCCCCGTACTATTAAGCCCCTTGATATTGACCTCATCGCTGAATCAGTTCGCAAAACTAAGCGCTTAGTTGTTGCTGAAGAAGGACACAAGTTTTGTGGCTTTGGTGCTGAAGTATCATCACTCATTCACGAAATGTGTTTCGATGATCTAGATCACCCCGTCATTCGTGTAAGCCAGGGCGAAACCCCTCTTCCTTATGCGAAAAATATCGAAGCAGCTTCACTCCCCGGTGTACAAGACATCGTTGCAGCTGTAAAAAAATCACTTTATAAATAG
- a CDS encoding Maf family protein, with protein sequence MIREKIILASASPRRAEILRAEGFELEIISADVEEKSGGTPLETAAFNARLKAEKVAQNYRERLIIAADTVVCFKGELLGKPRDRVEAKKNLLKLSGNTHEVYTAVCLSKGDKIRQFVAKSCVRFKIFDNLVVDSYYALVDPLDKAGGYNINEHGEMIIESFEGSYENIMGLPIKELIEELKGFVDV encoded by the coding sequence ATGATTAGAGAAAAAATAATTTTAGCTTCGGCTTCTCCGAGGAGAGCAGAGATATTAAGGGCGGAAGGTTTTGAGCTCGAGATAATTTCTGCAGATGTGGAAGAGAAGTCAGGTGGGACGCCCCTAGAAACGGCAGCGTTTAATGCGCGCTTAAAAGCAGAGAAAGTGGCTCAGAATTACAGAGAAAGACTTATTATTGCTGCTGATACAGTCGTTTGCTTTAAGGGAGAGCTTTTAGGGAAACCTCGTGATCGAGTAGAGGCTAAAAAAAACTTATTGAAACTTTCTGGGAATACTCATGAAGTTTATACGGCGGTATGCCTCTCTAAGGGCGATAAAATCCGCCAGTTTGTAGCGAAAAGTTGTGTTCGTTTTAAAATCTTTGATAATTTAGTCGTGGATTCTTATTATGCTTTAGTTGATCCCTTGGATAAAGCTGGTGGGTATAATATAAATGAGCACGGCGAAATGATTATTGAATCTTTTGAAGGATCGTATGAAAATATCATGGGTTTGCCCATTAAAGAATTAATTGAAGAGCTAAAGGGATTTGTTGATGTGTAA
- the lpdA gene encoding dihydrolipoyl dehydrogenase, protein MSDKFDVVIIGAGPGGYVAAIKAGQAGLKVACIDKAELGGICLNWGCIPTKAFLKSAEVLQSMKHAEDFGLSCSNAKASLEAIVKRSRGVSSTMVSGIEFLFKKNKVTHIKGTAEIIASNLVQVTDAEGSRNIETDKVIVSTGASPVKIPIFPVDGENIITYRQALELTKQPKKLLVIGAGAIGVEFSYFFNAIGTEVHLVEMADQLLPVEDADSAKVLETEFKKQGINSYLKTKTKSLELIKKGKIKAILENAKGKEIELEVDRVLVAVGMSANTNGIGLEGAGVKLDERGNILVNEFQQTSNENIYAIGDCAGRQMLAHKASAEGEVAVDHIAGKAKHGVDYGQIPGCTYCQPQVAGVGLTEKAAKAAGKTIKIGRFPFTASGKAHGVGHPEGMVKLIFDAGSDQLLGAHIVGYDATEMIAELGLAMKLEATWEEIAHTVHAHPTLSEAVMECAMDSQGKAIHI, encoded by the coding sequence ATGTCTGATAAATTTGACGTCGTAATTATTGGCGCTGGCCCTGGTGGTTATGTTGCTGCAATCAAAGCAGGTCAAGCAGGACTCAAAGTTGCCTGTATTGACAAAGCAGAGCTTGGCGGAATTTGCCTTAACTGGGGTTGTATCCCCACTAAAGCTTTCTTAAAATCTGCAGAAGTCCTCCAATCTATGAAGCATGCCGAAGATTTCGGTCTCTCATGTTCCAATGCAAAAGCAAGCCTAGAAGCTATTGTTAAACGCTCACGTGGTGTTTCTAGCACAATGGTAAGTGGCATTGAATTTCTTTTCAAGAAAAACAAAGTCACTCACATTAAAGGCACCGCAGAAATCATCGCTTCTAACCTTGTCCAAGTCACCGATGCCGAAGGCTCACGTAACATCGAAACGGATAAAGTGATCGTATCCACTGGTGCTTCACCAGTGAAAATTCCGATTTTTCCCGTAGATGGCGAAAATATCATTACTTATCGCCAAGCACTAGAACTCACCAAGCAGCCTAAAAAACTACTCGTCATTGGCGCAGGTGCCATCGGCGTTGAATTCTCGTATTTCTTCAATGCTATCGGAACTGAAGTTCACTTAGTAGAGATGGCTGATCAATTGCTTCCAGTAGAAGATGCCGATAGTGCAAAAGTTCTCGAGACTGAGTTCAAAAAGCAGGGCATCAACTCTTATCTCAAGACCAAAACTAAATCTCTTGAACTCATCAAGAAAGGCAAAATCAAAGCCATTCTCGAAAATGCTAAAGGCAAAGAAATTGAGCTTGAAGTGGATCGTGTTTTAGTCGCTGTGGGCATGTCTGCAAATACCAATGGCATTGGCCTTGAAGGTGCTGGCGTCAAACTTGACGAACGTGGCAACATTCTCGTCAACGAATTCCAACAGACTTCAAATGAAAATATTTATGCCATCGGTGATTGCGCTGGCCGTCAGATGCTCGCACACAAAGCTTCTGCTGAAGGCGAAGTCGCTGTGGATCATATTGCTGGCAAAGCAAAGCATGGCGTTGACTACGGTCAAATCCCTGGTTGCACTTACTGTCAACCACAAGTTGCAGGCGTTGGTCTTACTGAAAAAGCCGCCAAAGCAGCTGGCAAAACTATCAAGATTGGTCGTTTTCCTTTCACTGCATCAGGTAAAGCTCACGGTGTAGGTCATCCCGAAGGCATGGTTAAACTTATTTTCGATGCTGGCTCAGATCAATTACTCGGTGCCCATATCGTTGGCTATGATGCCACCGAAATGATTGCTGAACTCGGCTTAGCGATGAAGCTTGAAGCTACATGGGAAGAAATTGCTCACACTGTCCACGCTCACCCAACCCTCTCTGAGGCTGTCATGGAATGTGCAATGGACTCACAAGGCAAAGCTATCCACATCTAG
- a CDS encoding putative porin, giving the protein MLVKKIVAASLMTAAFSAIAADDVAAQLEELKNAYVKQQQEMQAMRQQIKDVESVHNEAIHKYIKDEIKSEVSKQSSLLSLSSHVEGLKIKGDLRLRYQSEDNKKSKGGGSRDRFRERVRVGAEWKTSEGWDIGIGVATGDAGGASTNDTYGDKGTWDSGDLRLDYAYAKHSWDLQDGTQTVILGKMKNPFFTSKAFFDGDYRPTGIAYQVDMGTVFATAGAFTVQQNNSGRNENDTMLYAAQVGMKTDLFKAAVAYYHYNNTDYASGNGDFIELENHEVQLIDVVADVYLNVGDVKVVPYGQYSFNNKADDEETAYMIGTRAVFGNFSVSYDWRHMEENAVPSMVMDSDYIGGANYEGSVIAAKYKMTKNLTLQGKYYMTEQIKGTSDDEKRDLAQLDLVYKF; this is encoded by the coding sequence ATGTTAGTAAAAAAAATCGTAGCTGCGTCCCTTATGACAGCAGCCTTTTCCGCCATAGCGGCTGACGATGTCGCGGCTCAATTAGAAGAGCTGAAGAATGCTTATGTGAAACAACAGCAAGAAATGCAGGCTATGCGTCAGCAAATTAAAGACGTCGAATCTGTTCATAATGAAGCTATTCACAAGTATATCAAAGATGAAATTAAATCTGAAGTTAGTAAGCAGAGTTCACTGCTCTCTTTAAGTAGTCATGTGGAAGGCCTAAAAATCAAAGGTGATTTAAGACTTCGTTACCAGAGCGAAGATAATAAAAAATCAAAAGGTGGTGGAAGTCGCGATCGCTTCCGTGAGCGCGTACGTGTCGGCGCTGAGTGGAAGACTTCTGAAGGATGGGATATCGGTATTGGTGTAGCCACGGGTGATGCAGGTGGAGCCTCAACCAACGACACATACGGCGATAAAGGCACATGGGATTCAGGAGATCTTCGCTTAGATTATGCTTACGCAAAGCATAGCTGGGATCTGCAAGATGGTACGCAGACAGTTATTCTCGGTAAGATGAAAAACCCTTTCTTTACATCAAAAGCTTTCTTTGATGGTGATTACAGACCTACTGGTATTGCTTACCAAGTTGATATGGGTACGGTATTTGCGACTGCAGGTGCATTTACAGTACAGCAGAATAATAGCGGACGTAATGAAAATGATACAATGCTTTATGCCGCTCAAGTAGGTATGAAAACTGATCTTTTTAAAGCGGCAGTTGCATATTATCATTATAATAATACGGACTATGCGAGTGGAAATGGTGACTTCATTGAGCTTGAGAATCACGAAGTTCAATTGATTGATGTTGTTGCAGATGTTTACCTCAATGTGGGTGATGTGAAAGTTGTTCCTTATGGCCAGTACTCATTCAATAATAAAGCTGATGACGAAGAAACGGCCTATATGATTGGAACAAGAGCTGTTTTTGGTAATTTCTCAGTCAGTTATGACTGGCGCCACATGGAAGAAAATGCAGTTCCATCAATGGTTATGGATTCCGATTATATTGGAGGAGCTAATTATGAAGGTTCCGTCATTGCTGCTAAATACAAAATGACTAAAAATTTGACTCTTCAAGGTAAGTACTACATGACGGAGCAGATCAAAGGTACATCTGATGATGAAAAACGCGATCTTGCACAATTGGATCTTGTTTACAAGTTCTAA
- the pdhA gene encoding pyruvate dehydrogenase (acetyl-transferring) E1 component subunit alpha, which produces MKNIGKEKALQMLEQMVRVRRFEEGCLKSYQQKFITGFCHTYIGQEAVAVGAMAHLTPTDAYVTSYRCHAQGLIGGLSSREVMAEMFGKITGCVRGKGGSMHVFSKKNNYLGGHGIVGGQIPIGLGAAFALKYEGKEGVALTFFGDGASMQGTFHESLNLASLWDVPVVFICENNQYGMGTSNERALANPKVSDFAAAYKMKGYEVDGMNLEASYNSFGEIIADCKKNSRPALVNVTTYRYQGHSVSDAGLYRTKDEVKCWKEKDPINSFYKSMEEQGWIDEEGYKALDKEMKAEVKDALDFAKESPWPPMDELTNHVYA; this is translated from the coding sequence ATGAAAAATATTGGCAAGGAAAAAGCCCTTCAGATGCTCGAACAAATGGTTCGTGTACGTCGCTTCGAAGAAGGCTGCCTTAAATCCTACCAGCAGAAATTCATCACGGGTTTCTGCCACACTTATATCGGTCAAGAGGCCGTTGCCGTTGGCGCCATGGCGCACCTAACTCCTACTGACGCATATGTCACTTCTTATCGTTGTCACGCCCAAGGCCTCATTGGTGGACTTAGCTCAAGAGAAGTCATGGCCGAAATGTTTGGCAAAATCACTGGCTGTGTTCGCGGCAAAGGTGGCTCGATGCATGTTTTCTCTAAGAAAAACAACTACCTCGGTGGCCACGGCATTGTTGGCGGACAAATCCCTATTGGTTTAGGTGCCGCTTTTGCACTCAAATACGAAGGAAAAGAAGGCGTTGCCCTGACTTTCTTTGGTGATGGCGCTTCTATGCAAGGCACTTTCCACGAAAGTTTAAATCTCGCATCACTATGGGATGTACCTGTAGTTTTCATCTGCGAAAACAATCAATACGGCATGGGCACATCTAATGAGCGTGCACTTGCCAATCCAAAAGTATCTGATTTTGCTGCTGCTTACAAAATGAAAGGTTATGAAGTCGATGGTATGAATCTCGAAGCTTCTTACAATTCATTTGGCGAAATCATTGCTGATTGCAAGAAAAATAGTCGTCCTGCACTTGTCAATGTAACGACATACCGCTACCAAGGTCACTCCGTCTCTGACGCAGGTCTCTACCGCACAAAAGACGAAGTGAAATGCTGGAAAGAGAAAGACCCGATCAATAGCTTCTATAAATCCATGGAAGAACAAGGCTGGATTGACGAAGAAGGCTACAAAGCCCTCGACAAAGAAATGAAAGCGGAAGTTAAAGATGCTCTCGATTTCGCTAAAGAATCTCCATGGCCTCCAATGGATGAACTCACTAACCATGTTTACGCTTGA